The following are from one region of the Streptomyces tuirus genome:
- a CDS encoding ATP-binding protein — MCEEHMIESVFEPPGAHRPCKPAEARRAVERAVAERCRATHTPCDTDALSDALLVVSELTTNAMLHGGGVTDFQVDVDGPGVRVSVSDRSDALPVVAPRTDPHGRLRHGGHGWPIVCRLSRDVRVSDLPAGGKCITAVVPLS, encoded by the coding sequence ATGTGCGAGGAGCACATGATCGAATCGGTATTCGAGCCGCCCGGCGCTCACCGGCCGTGCAAACCCGCCGAGGCGCGCCGGGCCGTGGAGCGGGCCGTGGCCGAACGCTGCCGGGCCACCCACACCCCGTGCGACACCGACGCCCTCTCCGACGCGCTGCTCGTCGTCTCGGAGCTCACGACCAACGCGATGCTGCACGGCGGCGGGGTCACCGACTTCCAGGTGGACGTCGACGGACCCGGCGTGCGGGTCTCGGTGAGCGACCGCAGTGACGCGCTGCCCGTAGTCGCGCCACGCACCGACCCGCACGGACGGCTGCGCCACGGCGGCCACGGCTGGCCCATCGTCTGCCGGCTCTCCCGCGACGTGCGGGTGTCGGATCTGCCCGCCGGGGGCAAGTGCATCACCGCTGTCGTACCCCTGTCCTGA
- a CDS encoding RNA polymerase sigma factor SigF → MLIETPTHRPGTPETTTTAPRRRHDDAPDTAALFVRMAELEEGPEREAVRDELVTLWLPMAHRIAGRFRDRGESIEDLRQVAALGLVKAIDRFDPSRGAFESYAVPTITGEVKRHFRDRMWALRVPRRVQELRNKVRVARRELTQHPGSPEPSVADLATHTGLTEEEVNAGLEALDSFSTLSLDAELSADDDGYSLADTLGAADSSYDVVVDRESAKEGLRRLPERERAILYMRFFEDMTQSRIADHLGISQMHVSRLISRSCARVRNEVLGQRTGNRGGGGPSTTA, encoded by the coding sequence ATGCTCATCGAAACGCCCACCCATCGTCCCGGCACGCCCGAAACGACGACCACCGCGCCCCGGCGGCGTCACGACGACGCCCCCGACACCGCCGCCCTCTTCGTCCGGATGGCGGAACTGGAAGAGGGCCCCGAGCGGGAGGCCGTCCGCGACGAACTGGTCACCCTGTGGCTGCCCATGGCCCACCGCATCGCCGGCCGCTTCCGCGACCGCGGCGAGTCCATCGAGGACCTCCGGCAGGTCGCCGCACTGGGCCTGGTCAAGGCCATCGACCGGTTCGACCCGAGCCGGGGTGCCTTCGAGAGTTACGCCGTCCCCACCATCACCGGCGAGGTCAAGCGGCACTTCCGGGACCGCATGTGGGCCCTGCGGGTCCCCCGCCGTGTGCAGGAACTGCGCAACAAGGTGCGGGTGGCACGCCGCGAACTCACCCAGCACCCGGGCAGCCCCGAGCCCTCCGTGGCCGACCTCGCCACCCACACCGGCCTGACCGAGGAAGAGGTCAACGCCGGGCTCGAGGCCCTGGACAGCTTCAGCACCCTGTCGCTGGACGCCGAGCTCTCCGCCGACGACGACGGCTACAGCCTCGCCGACACCCTCGGCGCGGCCGACTCCTCCTACGACGTCGTCGTGGACCGCGAGTCCGCCAAGGAAGGCCTGCGCCGGCTGCCCGAGCGGGAACGGGCCATCCTCTACATGCGCTTCTTCGAGGACATGACCCAAAGCCGCATCGCCGACCACCTCGGCATCTCGCAGATGCACGTCTCCCGCCTCATCAGCCGCAGCTGCGCCCGGGTGCGCAACGAGGTCCTGGGGCAGCGGACGGGCAACCGGGGCGGCGGCGGCCCCTCCACGACGGCCTGA
- a CDS encoding DUF5133 domain-containing protein produces MLRPHPAVLRRLVDEYEALVTAEAARGPAELSPRARDLAYTLCVSTGTRDVEHALEAAHRWLAAAPAPARDTAVPATGQRMPTPEPA; encoded by the coding sequence ATGCTGAGGCCCCACCCCGCCGTGCTGCGCCGACTCGTCGACGAGTACGAGGCCCTGGTGACCGCCGAGGCCGCGCGCGGACCGGCGGAGCTGAGTCCCAGGGCACGCGACCTGGCGTACACGCTGTGCGTCTCGACCGGCACCCGGGATGTCGAGCACGCCCTGGAGGCCGCCCACCGGTGGCTCGCGGCCGCACCCGCACCGGCCCGCGACACGGCCGTTCCGGCGACCGGACAGCGCATGCCGACCCCCGAGCCCGCCTGA
- a CDS encoding DUF1206 domain-containing protein, with protein sequence MNTSAMAQSGRLRARRMARGSVTEGAARAGFAARGVIYLLVGALALQIAFGGTGRQADRGGALQELAHKPFGAVLLWALGTGLVGMALWRLSEALFGSVGKDGRSARKRLMATVRFAFYVFVAYSVLSFAVSRHQSGGSSDQQSRDATARALEIPAGQWLVGAAGIGIVVAGGWIAVRAVLRKYHDKLRLGQMGRRTRQLVDVTGVAGGAARGLVFAVAGVFAVRAAIDYEPDKAKGLDDTLRTFADTPLGPWLLVCVAAGLVLFGLFSFAMARWRRV encoded by the coding sequence ATGAACACGAGTGCGATGGCACAGAGCGGTCGTCTCCGGGCCCGGCGGATGGCACGGGGTTCGGTGACCGAGGGGGCGGCACGGGCGGGGTTCGCCGCCCGGGGCGTGATCTATCTGCTCGTCGGAGCGCTGGCCCTGCAGATCGCCTTCGGCGGCACCGGCCGGCAGGCCGACCGCGGGGGAGCCCTGCAGGAACTGGCGCACAAGCCCTTCGGCGCGGTGCTGCTGTGGGCCCTGGGCACCGGGCTCGTCGGCATGGCCCTGTGGAGGCTGTCCGAAGCGCTCTTCGGCTCGGTGGGCAAGGACGGCCGCAGCGCCCGCAAGCGGCTGATGGCGACGGTCCGCTTCGCCTTCTACGTCTTCGTCGCCTACTCGGTGCTGTCGTTCGCCGTCAGCCGCCACCAGAGCGGCGGATCCAGCGACCAGCAGTCCCGGGACGCCACGGCCAGGGCCCTGGAGATACCCGCCGGACAGTGGCTGGTCGGCGCCGCCGGCATCGGGATCGTCGTGGCCGGCGGCTGGATCGCCGTACGCGCGGTGCTGCGCAAGTACCACGACAAGCTCCGGCTCGGGCAGATGGGCCGGCGGACGCGGCAGCTGGTGGACGTCACCGGCGTGGCCGGGGGCGCCGCCCGCGGGCTGGTGTTCGCCGTGGCCGGGGTCTTCGCCGTGCGCGCCGCCATCGACTACGAACCCGACAAGGCCAAGGGCCTGGACGACACCCTGCGCACCTTCGCCGACACCCCGCTCGGCCCCTGGCTGCTGGTCTGCGTCGCCGCCGGGCTGGTGCTCTTCGGGCTGTTCTCGTTCGCCATGGCTCGGTGGCGACGCGTCTGA
- a CDS encoding FUSC family protein, with protein sequence MRAAGRAVRARLRDRIAASDPGLLRLTAGLRTVGAIALTVAVLSLLGADVHILVAGAIAAMVATFAIREKQLGPQAVTLALGLPVALASVSLGAVLSSHVVVGDVFFVVLIFCAVYSRRFGDRGTALGLIGFQVYFLSLFVGATVERLPELCGAIALAFCSSALMRFAVVPATPTGVLQRLRLAFRARLAQLVSAQAELLDAPAEEMDKVLKALRDGTARLHETAMMIQGRLEEGTPDESAARLVQRRIADAEIAAERLGLLLLTARTAERADTLTLHLPGAPAPAIAGPDMPDETGATLRRDLLALHTLVLRAGSGDAGTGLAHVRNRLLGYRDEENLPPASAALQDVFRGIGESARSVLGLRIALDGPQDESDDSPATARSREELDAEDAAIDGGGEEAGQEDQTGLRRLTTRAAVQVAVGSSLAIVGGELLSTQRWYWAVLTCWIVFINTSSTGEILVKGYRRLLGTVFGVVAGIVLAGLVGNNTWTAFALVLVLIFAMFYSAPLSYTLMSFFVTAMLGLLYTLLHTYSPDVLVLRIEETALGVACGVVAAALVLPVRTDRRTNELLGTVLERLAEVTEAAVGQLSGGPAAELLDKARDLDQALADLRAATQPLTHPVTPLRTRRDTARYVVALLETCAYHARTLAATAELLPTHPSIAADPRLRGAAGRTVRNIRTIAARVADEHAGAQVEVGPTIASLLGSDAGEPRYGRITDRVLRHLERLDEAVVGLARPLGVPVAAPRG encoded by the coding sequence GTGAGGGCAGCGGGACGCGCGGTGCGGGCACGACTGCGGGACCGGATCGCGGCGTCCGACCCGGGCCTGCTGCGTCTGACGGCCGGGCTGCGAACGGTCGGCGCGATCGCACTGACCGTGGCCGTGCTCTCCCTGCTCGGCGCCGACGTGCACATTCTGGTGGCGGGGGCCATCGCGGCGATGGTCGCCACCTTCGCCATCCGGGAGAAGCAGCTCGGGCCCCAGGCCGTGACGCTGGCGCTGGGACTTCCGGTGGCCCTGGCCTCGGTGTCCCTGGGGGCGGTGCTCAGCTCGCACGTCGTGGTCGGTGACGTCTTCTTCGTCGTCCTGATCTTCTGCGCGGTCTACAGCCGCCGGTTCGGCGACCGGGGCACCGCGCTGGGGCTGATCGGCTTCCAGGTCTACTTCCTGTCGCTGTTCGTCGGCGCCACCGTCGAGAGGCTGCCCGAGCTGTGCGGTGCCATCGCGCTGGCGTTCTGCTCCAGTGCCCTGATGCGCTTCGCGGTCGTGCCCGCGACGCCGACGGGTGTGCTGCAGCGGCTGCGCCTGGCCTTCCGCGCCCGGCTGGCCCAGCTGGTGTCGGCGCAAGCAGAACTCCTCGACGCCCCCGCGGAGGAGATGGACAAGGTGCTGAAGGCGCTGCGCGACGGCACCGCGCGGCTGCACGAGACGGCCATGATGATCCAGGGGCGCCTCGAGGAGGGCACCCCGGACGAGTCGGCGGCACGGCTCGTGCAGCGCAGGATCGCCGACGCCGAGATCGCCGCCGAGCGGCTCGGCCTGCTGCTGCTGACCGCCCGCACCGCCGAACGGGCCGACACACTGACCCTGCACCTGCCGGGCGCGCCCGCCCCGGCGATCGCCGGCCCGGACATGCCGGACGAGACCGGCGCCACGCTCCGCCGCGATCTGCTGGCGCTGCACACCCTGGTGCTGCGGGCGGGCAGCGGCGACGCGGGCACCGGGCTGGCCCATGTGCGCAACCGGCTCCTCGGCTACCGGGACGAGGAGAACCTGCCGCCCGCGTCGGCGGCGCTCCAGGACGTCTTCCGCGGCATCGGCGAGTCGGCCCGTTCCGTGCTCGGGCTGCGGATCGCGCTGGACGGCCCCCAGGACGAGTCGGACGACTCCCCGGCGACGGCCCGTTCCCGCGAGGAACTGGACGCCGAGGACGCCGCGATCGACGGCGGCGGCGAGGAGGCCGGGCAGGAGGACCAGACCGGACTGCGGCGGCTCACCACCCGTGCCGCCGTGCAGGTCGCCGTCGGCTCGTCACTGGCGATCGTGGGCGGCGAGCTGCTGTCCACGCAGCGCTGGTACTGGGCGGTGCTGACGTGCTGGATCGTCTTCATCAACACGTCGTCGACGGGCGAGATCCTGGTCAAGGGGTACCGGCGGCTGCTCGGGACGGTGTTCGGCGTCGTGGCCGGCATCGTGCTGGCGGGTCTGGTCGGCAACAACACCTGGACGGCGTTCGCCCTGGTGCTGGTGCTGATCTTCGCGATGTTCTACTCGGCGCCGCTGTCGTACACCCTGATGTCGTTCTTCGTCACGGCGATGCTCGGGCTGCTGTACACGCTGCTGCACACCTACAGCCCTGATGTGCTCGTGCTGCGCATCGAGGAGACGGCGCTCGGCGTGGCCTGTGGGGTGGTGGCCGCGGCGCTGGTGCTGCCGGTGCGGACGGACCGCCGTACGAACGAGCTGCTCGGCACCGTGCTGGAGCGGCTGGCCGAGGTCACGGAGGCCGCCGTCGGCCAGCTCAGCGGAGGGCCGGCGGCCGAGCTGCTGGACAAGGCGCGCGACCTGGACCAGGCGCTGGCGGATCTGCGGGCCGCGACCCAGCCGCTGACCCACCCCGTCACGCCGCTGCGGACCCGGCGCGACACGGCCCGGTACGTGGTGGCGCTGCTGGAGACGTGCGCGTATCACGCGCGGACGCTGGCGGCGACCGCCGAGCTGCTGCCCACGCATCCCTCGATCGCGGCGGATCCGCGACTGCGCGGGGCCGCCGGGCGTACGGTGCGCAACATCCGGACCATCGCGGCCCGGGTCGCCGACGAGCACGCGGGCGCGCAGGTCGAGGTCGGGCCGACCATCGCGTCCCTGCTGGGATCGGACGCCGGCGAACCGCGCTACGGCCGCATCACCGACCGCGTGCTGCGGCATCTGGAGCGGCTGGACGAGGCCGTGGTGGGTCTCGCCCGGCCGCTGGGTGTGCCGGTGGCGGCGCCCCGGGGGTGA
- a CDS encoding NAD(P)/FAD-dependent oxidoreductase produces MNTVTRPRILVVGAGFAGVECVRRLERKLSPEEADVTLVTPFAYQLYLPLLPQVASGVLTPQSIAVSLRRSKKYRTRIIPGGAIGVDLKSKVCVIRTITDQIIDERYDYIVLAPGSITRTFDIPGLTDHAFGMKTLAEAAYIRDHVIAQLDLADASPDPVERASRLQFVVVGGGYAGTETAACLQRLTHAAVKRYPRLDPGLIKWHLIDIAPRLMPELGDKLGSSAQEILRRRGIEISLGTSIAKAGAEEVTFTDGRVVPTRTLIWTAGVAASPLIATLGAETVKGRLAVAAEMNLPGEDGVFALGDSAAVPDLAKGDGAVCPPTAQHAQRQGKHVADNVIASLRGQAMKPYVHKDLGLVVDLGGTDAVSKPLGIELRGLPAQAVARGYHWSALRTNVAKTRVMTNWLLNAVAGDDFVRTGFQTRKAARLKDFEYTDAYLTPEQVRERVAGSRSE; encoded by the coding sequence ATGAACACCGTGACACGACCCAGGATCCTGGTGGTTGGCGCAGGCTTCGCCGGCGTGGAGTGCGTCCGCCGCCTGGAACGGAAACTCTCCCCGGAGGAGGCGGACGTCACGCTGGTGACGCCGTTCGCCTACCAGCTCTACCTGCCGCTGCTCCCCCAGGTCGCCTCCGGCGTGCTGACGCCGCAGTCGATCGCCGTCTCCCTGCGCCGCAGCAAGAAGTACCGCACGCGGATCATTCCGGGCGGCGCCATCGGCGTGGACCTGAAGTCGAAGGTCTGCGTCATCCGCACCATCACCGACCAGATCATCGACGAGCGGTACGACTACATCGTGCTGGCGCCCGGCAGCATTACCCGGACCTTCGACATCCCGGGGCTGACGGACCACGCGTTCGGGATGAAGACGCTCGCCGAGGCGGCGTACATCCGTGACCACGTCATCGCGCAACTGGATCTGGCCGACGCGAGCCCGGACCCCGTGGAGCGGGCCTCGCGGCTGCAGTTCGTGGTGGTCGGCGGCGGTTACGCGGGCACCGAGACCGCGGCGTGCCTGCAGCGGCTGACGCACGCCGCGGTCAAGCGCTATCCGCGGCTGGACCCGGGTCTCATCAAGTGGCACCTGATCGACATCGCCCCGAGGCTGATGCCGGAGCTGGGCGACAAGCTCGGCAGCAGCGCGCAGGAGATCCTGCGCCGGCGGGGCATCGAGATCTCGCTGGGTACCTCCATCGCCAAGGCGGGCGCCGAGGAGGTCACCTTCACCGACGGGCGCGTGGTCCCGACCCGCACGCTCATCTGGACCGCCGGCGTCGCCGCCAGCCCGCTCATCGCCACGCTCGGCGCGGAGACCGTCAAGGGGCGGCTCGCGGTCGCCGCCGAGATGAACCTGCCGGGCGAGGACGGGGTGTTCGCGCTCGGCGACTCGGCCGCCGTCCCCGACCTGGCCAAGGGGGACGGCGCCGTGTGCCCGCCCACCGCGCAGCACGCCCAGCGGCAGGGCAAGCACGTCGCCGACAACGTCATCGCCTCCCTGCGGGGCCAGGCAATGAAGCCGTACGTCCACAAGGACCTCGGGCTCGTCGTCGACCTCGGCGGCACCGATGCGGTGTCCAAGCCGCTGGGCATCGAACTGCGCGGGCTGCCCGCCCAGGCCGTGGCCCGCGGTTACCACTGGTCGGCGCTGCGCACCAACGTGGCCAAGACGCGGGTGATGACGAACTGGCTGCTCAACGCCGTCGCCGGCGACGATTTCGTACGGACCGGGTTCCAGACCCGCAAGGCCGCGCGGCTGAAGGATTTCGAGTACACCGACGCCTATCTGACGCCGGAGCAGGTGCGGGAGCGGGTGGCGGGATCCCGGTCGGAGTAG
- a CDS encoding PP2C family protein-serine/threonine phosphatase, giving the protein MMRTWQITTVTDAARARISLARLAAAYGVPTVERTRLAAALSAHLRQCLTKGGTWRLTMDLAGSPTEEGLLHVVVTPSPEACAAGEPLWEVTVPCPEAAEAAEDGTVADDPAALSEALLGADEDTAVVLDKLTEQEDLVLFHREELHQTNQGVLALHAELDAAGRAQREAFAAERTARNEAESARRRLMFLADASAVLTASLNHEEIVRRLPDLLVPEYASSVDVWLFDHEEDRHGSAPHPAAAVVAARTGRPQYAAGHPGNLPGVDDQPPSALEPGRPLLCVPLPTRRAPLGVLTLSPPGARWDPDDAVMLIELTRRASIAIDNARRFEHNRDIAETLQRALLTDLPTTPGLSLAARYLPATHGLNIGGDWYDAFPQRDGGLITVIGDVTGHGLHAAVMMSQLRTALRAYAVDGDSPGRLLTRLHRFLHHLQPDLYATAVIARFHPDEPTLTWAAAGHPPPVLRLPDGTVRTLDAKPGAMLGIPLTQEIADHTEQLAPGSTLALYTDGLVERRAQGIDPGIERLATALGGFRSAELDADLEGSADRLLHPLLSDSERDDDVCLLLCHFQGGADS; this is encoded by the coding sequence ATGATGCGCACTTGGCAGATCACCACCGTCACCGACGCGGCCCGCGCCCGCATCTCACTCGCGCGTCTGGCCGCCGCGTACGGTGTGCCCACCGTCGAACGGACCCGGCTCGCCGCCGCCCTCAGCGCCCACCTGCGCCAGTGCCTCACCAAGGGCGGCACCTGGCGCCTCACCATGGACCTGGCGGGCTCCCCCACCGAGGAGGGGCTGCTGCACGTCGTGGTGACCCCGTCGCCGGAGGCGTGCGCCGCCGGGGAACCGCTCTGGGAGGTCACCGTCCCCTGCCCCGAGGCGGCCGAGGCCGCCGAGGACGGCACCGTCGCCGACGACCCCGCCGCCCTGTCGGAGGCGCTCCTCGGCGCCGACGAGGACACCGCCGTGGTGCTGGACAAGCTCACCGAGCAGGAGGACCTGGTCCTCTTCCACCGCGAGGAGCTGCACCAGACCAACCAGGGCGTCTTGGCCCTGCACGCCGAGCTGGACGCTGCCGGGCGGGCCCAGCGCGAGGCCTTCGCCGCCGAGCGCACCGCCCGCAACGAGGCGGAGAGCGCCCGGCGCAGGCTGATGTTCCTCGCGGACGCGAGCGCCGTGCTGACGGCGTCGCTGAACCACGAGGAGATCGTGCGCCGGCTGCCGGACCTGCTGGTACCGGAGTACGCGAGCAGCGTCGACGTATGGCTGTTCGACCACGAGGAGGACAGACACGGCTCGGCGCCGCATCCGGCCGCCGCCGTGGTCGCGGCCCGTACCGGGCGGCCCCAGTACGCCGCCGGCCATCCCGGCAACCTGCCCGGCGTGGACGACCAGCCGCCGTCGGCGCTGGAACCCGGGCGGCCGCTGCTGTGTGTGCCGCTGCCGACGCGGCGTGCGCCGCTGGGGGTCCTGACGCTGTCGCCGCCCGGTGCGCGCTGGGACCCGGACGACGCGGTGATGCTGATCGAGCTCACCCGGCGGGCCAGCATCGCGATCGACAACGCCCGGCGCTTCGAGCACAACCGCGACATCGCCGAGACGCTGCAGCGCGCCCTGCTGACGGACCTGCCGACCACGCCGGGCCTCAGCCTGGCCGCACGGTACCTTCCGGCCACACACGGGCTGAACATCGGCGGCGACTGGTACGACGCGTTCCCCCAGCGGGACGGCGGTCTGATCACGGTCATCGGCGACGTGACCGGCCACGGTCTGCACGCGGCGGTCATGATGAGCCAGTTGCGCACCGCGCTGCGGGCGTACGCCGTCGACGGCGACAGCCCGGGCCGGCTGCTGACCCGGCTGCACCGGTTCCTGCACCATCTCCAGCCGGACCTGTACGCCACCGCCGTCATCGCCCGGTTCCACCCGGACGAGCCCACGCTGACCTGGGCCGCGGCGGGGCATCCGCCGCCGGTGCTGCGGCTGCCCGACGGCACCGTGCGCACCCTCGACGCCAAGCCCGGCGCGATGCTCGGCATCCCGCTCACCCAGGAGATCGCCGACCACACGGAGCAGCTGGCGCCCGGTTCGACGCTCGCGCTGTACACGGACGGGCTGGTGGAGCGGCGTGCGCAGGGCATAGACCCGGGGATCGAGCGGCTGGCCACGGCGCTCGGCGGGTTCCGTTCCGCGGAGCTGGACGCGGATCTGGAGGGGTCGGCGGACCGGCTTCTGCATCCGTTGCTGAGCGATTCCGAGCGGGACGACGACGTGTGTCTGCTGCTGTGTCATTTCCAGGGCGGCGCCGACTCCTGA
- a CDS encoding anti-sigma regulatory factor, with product MHTAAGVEACLPIRSDMDLVWVRQHVRQAAARLGFGLVDQTKLITAASELARNTLVHGGGGQMEATQVGGAGARGLRLVFTDEGPGIADLDLALSDGYTSGGGLGMGLSGARRLVHDFDIDTTPGSGTTVRVTCWVGRPPRPREEV from the coding sequence ATGCACACCGCCGCGGGCGTCGAGGCCTGCCTGCCCATCCGGTCGGACATGGACCTGGTGTGGGTGCGACAGCACGTACGGCAGGCCGCCGCCCGGCTCGGCTTCGGTCTGGTGGACCAGACCAAGCTCATCACCGCGGCCAGTGAGCTGGCCCGCAACACCCTGGTGCACGGCGGTGGCGGACAGATGGAGGCGACCCAGGTGGGCGGGGCCGGTGCGCGGGGGCTGCGGCTGGTCTTCACGGACGAGGGGCCGGGCATCGCCGACCTCGACCTGGCGCTGAGCGACGGCTACACCTCCGGCGGCGGTCTGGGGATGGGGCTGAGCGGCGCGCGGCGGCTGGTGCACGACTTCGACATCGACACCACGCCGGGTTCGGGCACCACGGTGCGGGTGACCTGCTGGGTGGGCCGGCCGCCGCGTCCGCGCGAGGAGGTCTGA
- a CDS encoding STAS domain-containing protein, with protein sequence MNDAHPRPVTGHVPVLRLGDVLLVTLQGDLHDSTAQQLQQDLAETISRTGVRGVLIDISGVEIVDSFLGRVLAEIAAQAGLLAARTVVAGMNPAVAITLVELGLTLPGLSTALSTEAGMELLARQTPVPRPGSPRQESP encoded by the coding sequence GTGAACGACGCCCATCCCCGTCCCGTGACCGGCCATGTGCCGGTCCTCCGGCTCGGCGACGTCCTGCTGGTCACGCTCCAGGGGGACCTGCACGACAGCACGGCGCAGCAGCTCCAGCAGGATCTCGCCGAGACGATCTCCCGCACCGGGGTGCGCGGGGTCCTCATCGACATCTCGGGGGTGGAGATCGTCGACTCCTTCCTCGGCCGGGTGCTGGCCGAGATCGCCGCGCAGGCCGGACTGCTGGCCGCGCGCACCGTGGTGGCCGGCATGAACCCGGCGGTCGCCATCACCCTGGTCGAGCTGGGTCTGACGCTGCCGGGGCTGAGCACCGCACTCAGTACCGAGGCGGGCATGGAGCTCCTCGCGCGGCAGACCCCGGTGCCCCGTCCCGGCAGTCCGCGTCAGGAGAGTCCGTGA
- a CDS encoding STAS domain-containing protein, translating to MPEHEADGQLATPTDEVRDFLHRRREQIAQRWADEPLFRTVFTVSRDEAVEAGKAVVDALAQVADSGQVEDPDAAGFSTVREQLGRMGAARSRAGLSNTQVSSELAALRPPVENLLAADLEQAPPEHLRACSTALTVLTGTLRLVAMQTALSEWQALSDRQRMQLMEVATPVIRLWDGIVAVPLIGTLDSARSQIVMETLLNAVVDQHARFAILDITGVPTVDSLVAQHLMKTVAAARLMGAECIVSGIRPAIAQTIVHLGLDLDVITRASLADALGYALHQLGADIVTPGAGQR from the coding sequence GTGCCGGAGCACGAAGCGGACGGACAGCTCGCCACGCCCACCGACGAGGTCAGGGACTTCCTGCACCGCCGGCGCGAGCAGATCGCCCAGCGGTGGGCGGACGAGCCGTTGTTCCGCACCGTGTTCACCGTCTCGCGCGACGAGGCGGTGGAAGCGGGCAAGGCCGTCGTGGACGCGCTGGCCCAGGTGGCCGACTCGGGCCAGGTGGAGGACCCGGACGCCGCCGGATTCAGCACCGTGCGCGAGCAGCTCGGCCGGATGGGCGCGGCCCGCTCCCGTGCCGGGCTGAGCAACACCCAGGTCTCCAGCGAACTGGCCGCTCTGCGGCCGCCCGTGGAGAACCTGCTGGCCGCCGATCTGGAGCAGGCGCCACCCGAGCACCTGCGGGCCTGTTCGACCGCGCTGACGGTGCTGACGGGCACCCTGCGACTGGTGGCCATGCAAACCGCGCTGAGCGAGTGGCAGGCGCTCAGCGACCGGCAGCGGATGCAGCTGATGGAGGTGGCCACGCCCGTCATCCGGCTGTGGGACGGCATCGTGGCCGTGCCGCTCATCGGGACCCTCGACAGCGCCCGCAGCCAGATCGTGATGGAGACGCTGCTGAACGCCGTCGTCGACCAGCACGCGCGGTTCGCGATCCTCGACATCACCGGGGTGCCGACGGTCGACTCGCTGGTGGCGCAGCACCTGATGAAGACGGTCGCCGCGGCGCGCCTCATGGGCGCCGAGTGCATCGTCTCGGGCATCCGCCCCGCCATCGCGCAGACCATCGTGCACCTCGGCCTGGATCTGGACGTGATCACCCGCGCGAGCCTCGCCGACGCGCTGGGGTACGCGCTGCACCAGCTCGGCGCGGACATCGTGACCCCGGGTGCGGGTCAGCGGTGA
- a CDS encoding STAS domain-containing protein — MPLAQNPLSVEVELPREDVALITVDGYLDVDTATEFQAHLANQLHHGRRHFLIDLSSVPFMDSSGMNIVLRVYQETRKTEGSVHVISPTPAVRRILDLTGVSITVPISESVDEALARVDAGPDLPQEPSV; from the coding sequence GTGCCCCTCGCCCAGAACCCGCTGTCCGTGGAAGTCGAACTGCCCCGTGAGGACGTGGCCCTGATCACGGTCGACGGCTACCTGGACGTCGACACCGCGACCGAGTTCCAGGCCCATCTGGCCAACCAACTCCACCACGGCCGACGGCATTTCCTCATCGACCTCTCGTCCGTGCCCTTCATGGACTCGTCCGGGATGAACATCGTTCTCCGGGTGTACCAGGAGACCCGCAAGACCGAGGGCAGCGTGCACGTCATCAGCCCGACGCCGGCCGTGCGGCGCATCCTCGATCTGACCGGCGTGAGCATCACGGTGCCGATATCGGAGAGCGTCGACGAGGCCCTGGCCCGTGTCGACGCGGGGCCGGACCTCCCCCAGGAGCCGAGCGTCTGA
- a CDS encoding PRC-barrel domain containing protein: MAIDRIWSYGPDSGHTEGQDLTGYAVAATDGTIGHVDREAAPHGMRHLVVDTGVWVFGRSVLIPAGVVTGIDPQGRKVTLACSRADAKAAPRFQTDSETRDQEYLRAVGDYYDRLPPYETASV, encoded by the coding sequence GTGGCCATCGACAGAATCTGGTCGTACGGGCCGGACAGCGGTCACACCGAGGGGCAGGACCTGACCGGGTACGCCGTCGCCGCGACCGACGGCACGATCGGGCACGTGGACCGGGAGGCCGCCCCGCACGGCATGCGGCATCTGGTCGTCGACACCGGCGTCTGGGTGTTCGGCCGCAGCGTCCTGATACCGGCCGGAGTGGTCACCGGCATCGACCCACAGGGGAGGAAGGTCACACTGGCCTGCAGCAGAGCGGACGCGAAGGCGGCGCCCCGCTTCCAGACCGACAGCGAGACGAGGGACCAGGAGTACCTGCGGGCGGTGGGGGACTACTACGACCGGCTGCCGCCGTACGAGACGGCCTCGGTCTGA